A section of the Ciceribacter thiooxidans genome encodes:
- a CDS encoding succinate dehydrogenase assembly factor 2: MTGLTRTSADLDPRRRRILFRCWHRGIREMDLVLGQFAEQAIADLSDADLDELERIMAEEDNDLVKWITGAEAVPERHRTPLFERIAACRPDFSPVTMEPTGKAE; the protein is encoded by the coding sequence ATGACAGGATTGACCCGCACCAGCGCCGATCTCGACCCGCGCCGCCGGCGCATCCTTTTCCGTTGCTGGCACCGCGGCATCCGCGAAATGGACCTCGTGCTCGGCCAGTTCGCCGAACAGGCGATCGCCGACCTCTCCGACGCCGACCTCGACGAACTCGAACGGATCATGGCCGAGGAAGACAACGATCTGGTGAAATGGATCACCGGAGCGGAAGCTGTCCCCGAGCGCCACCGAACACCGCTCTTCGAGCGCATCGCCGCCTGTCGTCCGGACTTTTCGCCGGTCACCATGGAACCCACCGGAAAGGCAGAATGA